In one window of Halomarina pelagica DNA:
- a CDS encoding alpha/beta fold hydrolase translates to MTSFETGDLLGRFPYVRVGSESERLVVFPGVGDAMFDGDYPPPSGWALRTYFRRFVDDYAVYVVSRPRGLPAGQRIEDMAADYADALERELGPADVLGISMGGMIAQAFAADHPDLVDELVLVNTGCRVADGARDAVRRLRRYARTHDWARIRAELAVAMFTDWRAVSYPTLALTVGRFVMPRPAVASDVGVSLDAVLSFDGRDRLDDIAARTLVVGGTDDPYFPRSILEETAAEIPDATLCAFRGAKHGAFHERKPAFDSRVEAFLGQ, encoded by the coding sequence ATGACTTCGTTCGAGACCGGCGACCTGCTCGGCCGGTTCCCGTACGTCCGGGTCGGGTCCGAATCAGAGCGGCTCGTCGTCTTCCCCGGCGTGGGCGACGCGATGTTCGACGGGGACTATCCGCCGCCGAGCGGATGGGCGCTCAGGACCTACTTCCGTCGGTTCGTCGACGACTACGCCGTCTACGTCGTGAGCCGCCCGCGAGGACTGCCGGCGGGACAGCGCATCGAGGACATGGCGGCCGACTACGCGGACGCCCTGGAGCGGGAACTCGGCCCCGCCGACGTGCTCGGTATCTCGATGGGCGGGATGATCGCCCAGGCGTTCGCCGCCGATCACCCGGATCTCGTCGACGAACTCGTGCTCGTCAACACCGGGTGTCGCGTGGCCGACGGTGCCCGGGACGCCGTCCGTCGGCTTCGGCGGTACGCGCGGACGCACGACTGGGCGCGAATCCGCGCCGAACTCGCGGTCGCGATGTTCACCGACTGGCGGGCGGTATCGTACCCGACGCTCGCGCTGACCGTCGGTCGGTTCGTCATGCCCAGGCCGGCCGTCGCGAGCGACGTCGGCGTCTCGCTCGACGCCGTCCTGTCGTTCGACGGGCGCGACCGACTCGACGACATCGCCGCCCGGACGCTCGTGGTCGGCGGCACCGACGACCCGTACTTCCCAAGGTCGATACTCGAGGAGACGGCCGCCGAGATCCCCGACGCGACGCTCTGTGCGTTCCGCGGGGCGAAGCACGGCGCGTTCCACGAACGGAAACCGGCCTTCGACTCCCGCGTCGAGGCGTTTCTGGGGCAGTAG
- a CDS encoding helix-turn-helix domain-containing protein — protein MATIAEFTLPVGAFPLGDALTAESEIRIELERIVPAEEGVLPFFWAWDSGDFDEFERRVREKRAVESLTAVDRVGTGVLYRARWNHAVAGLVAGITEAGASILEARGTADGWRFELRFPDRDVLREFRRYTVENEIPLRLRRLYGVTQMRAGERYDLTEEQRTTIVAAYERGYFDDPRRTTQQELADHFGVSQRAVSQRIQRGLYRLVGNTLAADR, from the coding sequence ATGGCGACGATCGCGGAGTTCACGCTTCCGGTCGGGGCGTTTCCGCTCGGTGACGCGCTCACGGCCGAGTCGGAGATACGGATCGAACTGGAGCGCATCGTACCGGCCGAGGAGGGGGTGCTGCCGTTCTTCTGGGCGTGGGACAGCGGTGACTTCGACGAGTTCGAGCGTCGAGTGCGGGAGAAGCGAGCCGTCGAGTCGCTGACCGCCGTCGATCGCGTCGGGACCGGCGTCCTGTACCGAGCGCGGTGGAATCACGCCGTCGCCGGGCTCGTCGCGGGCATTACCGAGGCGGGGGCGTCGATCCTCGAAGCTCGGGGGACGGCTGACGGCTGGCGGTTCGAACTTCGCTTTCCGGACCGCGACGTACTTCGGGAGTTCCGACGATACACCGTCGAGAACGAGATCCCTCTGCGACTGCGGCGGCTATACGGCGTGACGCAAATGCGCGCCGGGGAGCGGTACGACCTGACCGAGGAACAACGCACGACGATCGTGGCCGCGTACGAACGGGGCTACTTCGACGACCCCCGCCGAACTACGCAGCAGGAACTGGCCGACCACTTCGGAGTGAGCCAGCGGGCGGTCTCCCAGCGGATCCAGCGCGGGCTGTACCGGTTGGTCGGGAACACGCTGGCGGCCGACCGATAG
- a CDS encoding gamma carbonic anhydrase family protein, with protein MVVRSFDGTEPTIHETARVDETAVVIGEVTIEADASVWPNVTLRGDSGGIVVREGANVQDNAVCHEGTEIGPSATIGHTAIVHAATVGERAMVGMGAIVLDGATVGDRALVAAGAVVTEDTEVPPDTLVAGTPAEVIKEVEDSPWAHAGDHYVELATRHAETSERLE; from the coding sequence ATGGTCGTACGCAGCTTCGACGGGACGGAACCGACGATCCACGAGACCGCTCGCGTGGACGAGACCGCGGTGGTCATCGGCGAGGTGACGATCGAGGCCGACGCGAGCGTCTGGCCGAACGTCACGCTCCGGGGCGACTCGGGCGGCATCGTCGTGCGGGAGGGTGCGAACGTGCAGGACAACGCCGTCTGCCACGAGGGGACCGAGATCGGCCCGTCCGCGACGATCGGCCACACCGCCATCGTCCACGCCGCGACCGTCGGGGAGCGCGCGATGGTCGGCATGGGCGCGATCGTCCTCGACGGCGCGACGGTCGGCGACCGGGCGCTGGTCGCCGCGGGCGCGGTCGTCACCGAGGACACGGAGGTGCCGCCGGACACGCTCGTCGCGGGGACGCCCGCGGAGGTGATAAAGGAGGTCGAGGACTCCCCGTGGGCGCACGCCGGCGATCACTACGTCGAGCTGGCGACGCGCCACGCCGAGACGAGCGAGCGCCTCGAGTGA
- a CDS encoding HalOD1 output domain-containing protein yields the protein MNDEPTDGFHHGGSETVAYDPETGWYCAVHDWKSNDPVSTSVVLALAAVTGRGLTEIVPLSDHLDFDALDRLFESLCGVPRTDGHVAFVYDGYRVVVHADGRLCLRPLERTPEPT from the coding sequence ATGAACGACGAACCTACCGACGGATTCCACCACGGTGGAAGCGAGACGGTCGCATACGACCCCGAGACGGGGTGGTACTGCGCCGTCCACGACTGGAAATCGAACGATCCCGTCAGCACCTCCGTGGTGCTGGCGCTCGCCGCGGTCACCGGCCGAGGGCTGACGGAGATCGTCCCCCTCTCCGATCACCTCGACTTCGACGCCCTCGACCGACTGTTCGAGTCGCTCTGCGGCGTCCCGCGAACCGACGGGCACGTCGCGTTCGTCTACGACGGATACCGCGTCGTGGTGCACGCTGACGGCCGCCTCTGCCTTCGCCCTCTCGAAAGAACGCCCGAACCGACCTGA